In Trifolium pratense cultivar HEN17-A07 linkage group LG7, ARS_RC_1.1, whole genome shotgun sequence, a genomic segment contains:
- the LOC123894899 gene encoding uncharacterized protein LOC123894899 translates to MTSQICENLAYDMEIKGDLLISLMEELPCEENDDERLDSLIRSFEAEISEKNKMDGHDDSTCIGSQLKNHFEECYNESWNIGQVDEEGHDFGVEWVDMDLMSSFQFEGGNWEDIESFGDEKDVMVDHVMVCDEGFDLEEHGYNSFWQDNYEMGLVH, encoded by the coding sequence ATGACTTCTCAAATTTGTGAAAATTTGGCTTATGATATGGAAATCAAGGGTGATCTTCTCATTTCATTAATGGAAGAGTTACCATGTGaagaaaatgatgatgaaaggTTAGATAGTTTGATAAGATCTTTTGAGGCTGAAATAAGTGAAAAAAACAAGATGGATGGTCATGATGATTCAACATGCATAGGATCACAATTGAAGAATCATTTTGAAGAATGTTATAATGAATCATGGAACATAGGACAAGTGGACGAGGAGGGACATGACTTTGGGGTTGAATGGGTTGATATGGATTTGATGTCATCCTTTCAATTTGAGGGGGGTAATTGGGAGGATATTGAGTCTTTTGGAGATGAGAAGGATGTGATGGTTGATCATGTAATGGTTTGTGATGAAGGATTTGATTTGGAAGAACATGGTTATAATTCCTTTTGGCAAGATAATTATGAGATGGGTTTGGTGCATTAA